A genomic window from Tolypothrix sp. PCC 7910 includes:
- a CDS encoding MFS transporter produces the protein MDFQEQSHLKDTTAFSNLLANRMTVFTLAIACGLAIANVYYNQPLLADMSRSFHISVQQVGFIPTLTQVGYATGLLFLVPLGDRLERKQLIIKMFGLLSCTLVAVAISPNIIWLGVASFFLGFSSIVAHLILPFVAQITPPNQRGKVIGTLMSGLIISVLLARSVSGFVGKLLGWPGIYWISAGVMIVLALAIRQQLPENRSSSQMSYPQLMQSLAHLTYQQPVLREAAFNIALIFCAFNVFWVTLVFLLESPVYNYDSQVAGLFGLVGLVGAGTSSLVGRLVDRWGARRVVGIALCFALSGFTILWLTGTHLMGLIFGVIILELGMHSAYLSNQIRVYNLVPNAESRLNTVYMVINYTGGALGSLFGSYSWVIGQWNGVCALGLSLLILAAILHFGGRRK, from the coding sequence ATGGATTTTCAAGAGCAGTCTCATCTCAAAGATACAACTGCATTTAGTAATCTGCTAGCAAATCGAATGACTGTTTTTACCTTAGCGATCGCCTGCGGATTAGCAATAGCAAATGTGTATTACAATCAACCTCTGTTAGCAGATATGAGCAGAAGCTTTCATATCTCTGTGCAGCAGGTAGGATTTATCCCGACGCTTACCCAAGTAGGCTATGCAACAGGCTTATTGTTTTTAGTGCCGCTAGGCGATCGCTTAGAACGAAAACAGCTCATTATCAAAATGTTCGGCTTACTAAGTTGTACCTTAGTTGCAGTCGCCATTTCTCCCAACATCATTTGGCTAGGTGTAGCGAGTTTTTTTCTTGGGTTTAGCAGCATTGTTGCCCATTTAATTCTTCCCTTCGTTGCCCAAATCACCCCGCCCAACCAACGCGGAAAGGTGATTGGTACTTTAATGAGTGGACTAATTATTAGTGTTTTGCTAGCTCGTTCTGTAAGTGGTTTTGTGGGTAAGCTATTGGGTTGGCCGGGAATTTATTGGATTTCTGCAGGTGTAATGATTGTTCTGGCTTTAGCGATTCGTCAGCAATTACCTGAAAATCGCTCCTCATCACAGATGTCTTATCCGCAACTGATGCAGAGTCTTGCCCATCTTACCTATCAACAGCCTGTACTTCGGGAGGCTGCATTCAATATCGCTTTAATATTTTGTGCTTTTAATGTCTTTTGGGTAACACTGGTTTTCCTGCTAGAATCACCTGTCTATAACTATGACAGTCAGGTTGCAGGATTATTTGGCTTAGTCGGTTTAGTGGGAGCTGGTACAAGTTCTCTAGTTGGTAGGTTAGTAGACAGATGGGGTGCAAGGCGCGTTGTGGGTATCGCTCTTTGTTTTGCTTTATCCGGCTTTACAATTCTCTGGCTAACAGGGACTCATTTAATGGGTCTGATTTTCGGTGTAATTATCTTAGAGTTGGGTATGCATAGCGCTTACCTTTCCAATCAAATCCGCGTTTATAATCTTGTTCCTAATGCTGAGAGCCGATTGAACACCGTTTATATGGTGATTAACTACACTGGTGGGGCACTTGGTTCTTTATTTGGTAGCTATAGTTGGGTAATTGGGCAGTGGAATGGGGTTTGTGCATTGGGGCTTTCCCTATTAATCTTGGCTGCAATTTTGCACTTTGGCGGACGTAGGAAATAG
- the fosX gene encoding FosX/FosE/FosI family fosfomycin resistance hydrolase, whose protein sequence is MIQGISHITFIVRGLDKMSKFLISIFDAQEVYTSGEKTFSIAKEKFFLINGLWIAIMEGESLAEKTYNHVAFKIAAEDYEIYAARVKSLGVDIKEDRNRVEGEGRSLYFYDYDNHLFELHAGTLNQRLQKYLTTK, encoded by the coding sequence ATGATTCAAGGTATCAGCCACATTACATTTATAGTCAGAGGTTTAGACAAGATGAGCAAATTTCTTATAAGTATATTTGATGCTCAAGAAGTCTATACAAGTGGAGAGAAAACTTTCTCTATCGCCAAAGAAAAATTTTTCCTGATCAATGGCTTGTGGATTGCGATTATGGAGGGTGAATCTTTAGCAGAAAAAACTTATAATCATGTAGCTTTTAAAATAGCTGCAGAAGACTATGAAATCTATGCTGCAAGAGTTAAGAGTTTAGGAGTTGATATCAAAGAAGATAGAAACCGTGTTGAAGGTGAAGGACGTTCTCTATATTTTTATGACTACGATAATCATTTATTTGAGTTACACGCAGGTACTTTAAATCAGCGCTTGCAAAAATATTTAACTACCAAATAA
- a CDS encoding FAD/NAD(P)-binding protein produces MYNYILNLTASPSAIAIIGGGFSGSLVAAHILRNATIPISIKLIERRTEIGKGVAYSTPVAGHLLNVPAGKMSAFADKPQHFLTWLHKNGYTDATASTFAPRQVYGEYIQAILNEAEANAPTHVSLERICDEAIAIETTSYNTRIELSSGKSLHVQKVVLALGNFPASLPQPIAALGNNHPYVKDAWSTDAISNLHPDDSILLVGTGLTMVDAVVALNQQGFRGKIHAVSRHGLTPQRHQATTYYPEYQDLATAPKTARGLLHLVRREIKTAAIYGYDWRAVIDAIRPLTQQLWQTLPLAEQKRFLRHVKAYWEVYRHRIAEEIAELLDSTLQSGQLNYYGGRIQSCQQVDNAIEVKICERRTQAEIVLQVNRIVNCTGSNCNYKRLENPLITSLQAQGLIRPHALSMGIDTAANGAVINAQGKVSDRLYTLGTPRKGDLWETTAVPEIRSQAAALAQELLKSLNPRSYAMERDWFALNPLSDFPKPAMLFRQLFDRESSTYTYLIADPQTKAAILVDPVLEQVERDLQVLQKLDLTLLYCLETHIHADHITGTAQLRQFTGCWSVLPDKTVPSDRYIADGEILQLGSVQIQAIATPGHTDSHMAYLVNGTHLLTGDALFIGGCGRTDFQNGNPGLLYDVVTQKLFTLPDDTWVFPGHDYQGRTVSTIGEEKRWNPRFLGRTRSQFIELMNNLNLPYPQKMSEAVPANKRGGKVLVRLDYQI; encoded by the coding sequence ATGTACAACTATATTTTGAACCTAACTGCTTCTCCTAGCGCGATCGCAATTATTGGGGGTGGGTTTAGTGGTTCTCTTGTTGCAGCGCATATTTTGCGAAATGCAACCATACCAATTTCCATTAAGTTAATTGAACGGAGAACAGAAATCGGTAAAGGAGTTGCATATAGTACGCCAGTTGCAGGCCATTTGCTGAACGTACCAGCCGGAAAGATGAGCGCTTTTGCAGATAAACCTCAACACTTCTTAACCTGGCTGCATAAAAATGGATATACCGACGCTACTGCATCGACATTTGCACCGCGTCAGGTGTATGGAGAGTATATACAGGCGATTTTAAACGAAGCTGAGGCCAATGCACCGACTCATGTAAGCTTAGAGAGAATTTGCGATGAAGCGATCGCTATTGAAACCACCAGCTATAACACCAGAATTGAACTAAGTAGCGGTAAGTCTTTGCACGTGCAAAAAGTTGTCCTCGCCTTGGGGAATTTTCCTGCTTCCCTACCACAACCTATTGCAGCGCTAGGAAATAATCATCCCTATGTTAAAGATGCTTGGTCAACTGATGCAATTAGCAATCTGCACCCAGATGATTCTATTCTCTTAGTCGGAACTGGGTTAACGATGGTTGATGCAGTTGTGGCTTTAAATCAGCAAGGATTCCGGGGAAAAATTCATGCTGTTTCTCGTCATGGATTAACCCCCCAACGCCACCAAGCGACAACTTACTATCCTGAATATCAGGACTTAGCAACTGCACCAAAAACAGCGCGGGGGTTACTGCACTTAGTACGTCGAGAAATTAAAACAGCAGCTATTTACGGTTATGATTGGCGCGCGGTAATTGATGCTATCCGTCCACTTACTCAACAACTTTGGCAAACACTACCACTTGCAGAACAAAAACGCTTTCTCCGCCATGTCAAAGCTTACTGGGAAGTTTATCGCCACCGGATTGCAGAAGAAATTGCTGAACTATTAGATAGCACACTCCAATCTGGTCAACTAAATTATTATGGTGGGCGGATTCAGAGTTGTCAGCAAGTGGACAATGCAATTGAAGTAAAAATTTGTGAACGGCGAACCCAAGCAGAGATTGTTTTGCAGGTGAACCGAATTGTGAATTGCACTGGTTCAAATTGCAACTATAAAAGGTTAGAAAATCCACTGATTACCAGCTTACAAGCACAAGGTTTGATTCGCCCTCATGCTTTGTCAATGGGGATTGATACAGCCGCCAACGGTGCGGTAATTAATGCTCAAGGAAAAGTTTCCGACAGACTTTATACTCTAGGAACACCACGCAAAGGCGACCTTTGGGAAACTACAGCAGTTCCAGAAATTCGCTCTCAAGCAGCAGCTTTGGCTCAAGAGTTACTGAAATCTCTCAATCCCAGATCCTACGCTATGGAAAGAGATTGGTTCGCGCTCAATCCATTGAGCGATTTCCCCAAACCTGCCATGCTATTTCGTCAACTGTTTGATCGAGAATCGAGTACCTATACATACCTAATTGCTGATCCCCAAACCAAAGCTGCAATCTTGGTAGATCCGGTACTAGAACAGGTAGAACGCGACTTGCAAGTCTTGCAAAAACTGGATTTGACTTTACTTTACTGCTTAGAGACCCATATTCATGCTGACCATATTACCGGAACAGCTCAGCTAAGACAATTTACAGGTTGTTGGAGTGTTTTACCAGATAAGACTGTGCCGAGCGATCGCTATATTGCTGATGGTGAGATTTTACAATTAGGTTCTGTACAAATTCAAGCGATCGCCACTCCCGGACATACCGACTCTCACATGGCTTACCTTGTTAACGGTACTCACTTGTTAACCGGAGATGCTTTATTTATCGGGGGTTGTGGTCGTACCGACTTCCAAAACGGTAATCCTGGATTATTATATGATGTCGTCACCCAAAAGCTATTTACCCTCCCAGATGACACATGGGTATTTCCCGGACACGACTATCAAGGGAGAACAGTATCGACCATTGGTGAAGAAAAACGCTGGAATCCCCGGTTTTTGGGACGCACCCGCAGCCAATTTATTGAACTGATGAACAATTTAAACCTTCCTTATCCGCAAAAGATGTCGGAAGCCGTACCCGCCAACAAACGCGGAGGCAAAGTTTTAGTGAGGTTAGATTATCAAATTTGA
- a CDS encoding pentapeptide repeat-containing protein has protein sequence MKKPNSQNMASWILSVIFIAFVAVFSLFDQPNALAQTETQAIPAIPTQSIPAPVTSPTIWPVDSVAANVRRLLTTNECVGCNLIGAQLERANLQAANLEGANLQDAELEKANLQGTNLQTANLQGVDLSKANITGANLQGANLFDADLEGANLQGVNLQGANLQKADLQKTNLLTANIQGANLLGADLEGAAIPPGMMSNNY, from the coding sequence ATGAAGAAACCAAATTCTCAAAATATGGCTTCCTGGATTTTATCAGTTATATTCATAGCATTTGTGGCTGTCTTTTCATTATTCGATCAACCTAACGCTCTAGCGCAAACAGAAACACAAGCTATACCTGCTATTCCTACCCAATCAATACCCGCACCTGTAACATCTCCCACAATTTGGCCTGTAGATTCTGTAGCAGCCAATGTCAGACGTTTATTAACAACTAATGAATGTGTGGGATGCAATTTAATTGGCGCACAACTAGAAAGAGCAAATTTACAAGCAGCCAATTTGGAAGGTGCAAATCTCCAAGATGCAGAACTAGAAAAAGCAAATTTGCAAGGAACTAATTTACAAACAGCTAATTTGCAAGGAGTAGATTTAAGCAAAGCAAATATCACAGGCGCGAATTTACAAGGTGCAAATCTATTTGATGCTGATTTAGAGGGTGCAAATCTCCAAGGAGTAAACCTACAAGGCGCAAATTTACAAAAGGCTGATTTACAAAAAACCAATCTTCTAACTGCGAATATTCAAGGCGCAAACTTGCTAGGTGCTGATTTAGAAGGTGCAGCTATACCTCCAGGAATGATGAGCAATAATTACTAA
- a CDS encoding cadmium resistance transporter → MNWLIGTSLIGISAAIATTFDDNIYLTAFFGKVNHTFRPKHIILGEFVGFTVLVIASLPGFFGGLVLPEAWIGLLGILPITIGISNLMSREDNGETVQDVSLDFGHVVKSRRQKKSLLATLRDPQTYRVSAVTIANGGNNIGIYVPLFASTNLPSLGVILCVCYLTVGLWCLLSYNLTRNPWMAPILTRYGRKIFPFVLIWLGISIMSKSGTFQLIPSLATLFH, encoded by the coding sequence ATGAATTGGCTGATTGGGACATCACTTATCGGTATATCTGCGGCTATTGCCACTACATTTGATGACAATATATATTTAACAGCTTTTTTTGGCAAAGTTAATCATACCTTCCGTCCTAAGCATATTATTCTGGGTGAATTTGTAGGCTTTACAGTATTAGTTATTGCCAGTCTTCCGGGATTCTTTGGTGGTTTAGTTCTGCCAGAAGCTTGGATAGGATTGCTCGGTATTCTGCCGATTACTATTGGTATTAGTAATCTCATGAGCCGTGAAGATAATGGAGAAACTGTACAAGATGTATCATTAGACTTTGGTCATGTAGTCAAATCTAGAAGGCAGAAAAAATCATTACTAGCAACTCTACGTGACCCCCAAACATACCGCGTGTCTGCTGTGACGATTGCCAATGGTGGAAACAATATTGGTATCTATGTGCCTTTATTTGCTAGCACTAATCTTCCCAGTTTAGGAGTAATTTTGTGTGTGTGTTATTTAACAGTTGGGCTGTGGTGTTTGCTGTCTTATAACTTGACTCGTAATCCTTGGATGGCTCCTATTCTTACCCGCTATGGTCGGAAAATTTTTCCTTTTGTCTTGATTTGGCTAGGTATCTCTATTATGTCAAAAAGTGGGACGTTTCAATTAATCCCTAGTCTCGCCACGCTTTTTCACTAA
- a CDS encoding pyridoxal phosphate-dependent aminotransferase, which yields MTQVGKQRISDKANQFTESVIREMTRVALQYGAVNLAQGFPDFPCPPELKRAAIEAIEEDINQYAITWGDKAFRHAIADKVKWYLDLNIDPERQITVTCGSTEAMAAVMLATLNPGDEVIVFEPYYENYGPDAILASATPRYVSLHPPEWTFDAAELRQAFNERTKAIIINTPHNPTGKVFTREELTLIAELCHQWDVLVFTDEIYEHILYDGTQHITMATLPGMAERTVTINGLSKTYSVTGWRVGYILANPELTGAIRKVHDFLTVGAPAPLQRAGVAAMQLPISYYQELAKLYQQKRNQILQILDTVEIPYFVPQGAYYVFADIAKFGYQNDVEFATYLIKEIGVAVVPGSSFFAQSQTGNNFIRFCFSKQPETLAKAGERLIKLQSTSSIAK from the coding sequence GTGACTCAGGTAGGAAAGCAAAGAATTTCAGATAAGGCAAACCAGTTCACAGAGTCAGTCATTCGCGAAATGACGAGAGTTGCATTACAATATGGTGCGGTGAATTTGGCGCAAGGATTTCCTGATTTTCCTTGTCCACCAGAGTTAAAACGAGCAGCAATTGAGGCTATTGAGGAAGACATTAACCAATATGCGATTACTTGGGGGGATAAAGCTTTTCGTCATGCGATCGCAGATAAAGTTAAATGGTATTTAGATTTAAATATCGATCCAGAACGACAAATCACTGTTACTTGCGGTTCTACAGAAGCAATGGCTGCGGTAATGTTAGCAACCTTGAACCCTGGTGATGAAGTCATAGTTTTTGAACCTTATTATGAAAACTATGGCCCCGATGCGATTTTAGCTAGTGCAACTCCTCGTTACGTATCCTTGCATCCTCCTGAGTGGACATTTGACGCAGCAGAACTACGTCAGGCATTTAATGAACGCACAAAAGCCATTATTATTAATACGCCCCATAACCCGACAGGAAAAGTATTTACTCGTGAAGAACTAACTTTAATTGCAGAACTTTGTCATCAGTGGGATGTGTTGGTATTCACAGATGAAATTTACGAACATATTCTTTATGACGGCACACAGCATATTACAATGGCAACTCTGCCGGGAATGGCAGAAAGAACAGTTACAATTAATGGCCTTTCTAAAACCTATAGTGTCACCGGTTGGCGAGTTGGCTATATTTTAGCCAATCCAGAATTAACAGGTGCAATTCGTAAAGTGCATGATTTTCTGACAGTTGGCGCACCTGCACCTTTGCAAAGGGCTGGTGTAGCAGCGATGCAACTTCCTATTAGCTACTATCAGGAATTAGCCAAATTATATCAACAAAAACGCAATCAGATTCTGCAAATTTTAGATACCGTAGAAATTCCTTATTTTGTGCCGCAAGGAGCCTACTATGTATTTGCAGATATTGCCAAATTTGGCTATCAAAATGATGTCGAATTTGCTACATATCTAATTAAAGAAATTGGTGTAGCAGTAGTTCCTGGTTCTAGCTTTTTTGCTCAATCACAGACAGGTAATAATTTTATTAGATTTTGTTTTAGTAAGCAGCCAGAAACTTTAGCCAAAGCAGGAGAAAGATTAATCAAATTACAATCAACTTCATCTATTGCAAAATGA
- a CDS encoding class I SAM-dependent methyltransferase: protein MTKQILEQQIAYYSARANEYDEWFYRLGRYNRGEEINQHWFQEVDIVKQALQQVGETEKILELACGTGIWTQELLKIGKRITAIDASEEVISINRCKLNSPNITYQKVDLFTWKPDAEYDFVFFSFWLSHVPPELLESFLAKVYKSVRVGGKLFIIDSRFEPTSTANNHILHNDGSIYKRRKLNDGQEFDIVKIFYQPDELQKHLEKVGFIADVNMTEHYFIYAHATKY from the coding sequence ATGACCAAGCAAATTTTAGAACAACAAATTGCCTACTATAGCGCTAGAGCCAATGAATATGATGAATGGTTCTACCGCCTTGGTCGTTATAATCGCGGCGAGGAAATTAACCAGCATTGGTTTCAAGAAGTTGATATTGTCAAACAGGCTTTACAACAAGTTGGAGAAACCGAGAAAATTTTAGAGTTAGCCTGTGGAACGGGAATTTGGACACAAGAACTTTTAAAAATTGGCAAGAGAATTACTGCAATTGATGCATCAGAAGAGGTAATTTCAATTAATCGCTGTAAGTTAAATTCACCGAATATAACATATCAAAAAGTGGATTTATTTACATGGAAACCTGATGCAGAATATGATTTCGTATTTTTCTCTTTTTGGTTATCCCATGTCCCACCAGAATTATTGGAATCATTTTTAGCAAAAGTCTATAAATCTGTACGTGTAGGTGGGAAATTATTTATTATTGACTCCCGTTTTGAACCGACATCTACAGCTAATAATCACATTCTTCACAATGACGGCAGTATATACAAAAGGCGGAAGTTAAATGATGGACAGGAATTTGACATAGTAAAAATATTTTATCAGCCAGATGAGCTACAAAAGCATCTAGAAAAAGTTGGTTTTATTGCTGATGTTAATATGACTGAGCATTATTTTATCTATGCTCATGCCACTAAATATTAG
- a CDS encoding sulfonate ABC transporter substrate-binding protein, with the protein MLSERFPSRILNIFLRFFQNFQHRRIRIFSLLFAVGLGLVLFVSACSSSTTQQATTTPTEQATSTPNQSPAVSTNTIRIGFQKAGTILNALKTKGHLEKALAASGASVTWSEFPSGPPMLEAINSGSIDFGYTGESPPIFAQAAGTPLVYVAYDPWSTKAEAILVHKDSPIKTVADLKGKKVAFAKGSNTNYLIVKALEKAGLQYTDIQAVTLQPADGRAAFEGKNVDAWAIWDPYLALAEKATGARTLTDATGLAPNRGYYLAAKSFVDAHTDTLKIVLDEVKKTSDWAKNNPSEVAKFLAPALGIDAAVLEVAEKRRDYGVLTITDEVIAKQQEIADAFYKIKLIPKQINVKDIVWRN; encoded by the coding sequence ATGTTGTCTGAGCGCTTTCCATCTCGAATATTAAACATTTTTCTCCGTTTTTTCCAGAACTTTCAGCACAGAAGAATTCGGATTTTTTCCTTACTGTTTGCAGTTGGGCTTGGTTTAGTTTTATTTGTGTCTGCTTGTTCTTCTAGCACAACGCAGCAAGCAACAACAACACCCACAGAACAGGCAACATCAACACCTAATCAAAGTCCAGCAGTTAGCACTAATACAATTAGAATCGGATTTCAGAAAGCCGGGACTATTTTAAATGCATTGAAAACCAAAGGCCATTTAGAAAAAGCTTTGGCGGCTTCTGGTGCTTCTGTTACCTGGAGTGAATTTCCATCAGGCCCGCCAATGTTAGAAGCTATCAACTCCGGTAGTATAGACTTCGGCTATACAGGGGAATCACCACCAATATTTGCCCAAGCCGCAGGGACACCTTTAGTTTATGTAGCTTACGATCCTTGGAGTACGAAAGCTGAAGCTATCCTTGTTCACAAAGATTCACCAATTAAAACAGTGGCGGATCTCAAAGGTAAAAAAGTCGCTTTCGCTAAAGGTTCAAACACGAACTACCTAATAGTGAAAGCCCTAGAAAAAGCAGGACTGCAATATACTGACATCCAAGCAGTTACCCTCCAACCTGCTGATGGACGTGCTGCGTTTGAAGGTAAAAACGTTGATGCTTGGGCAATTTGGGATCCTTATTTAGCTTTGGCAGAAAAAGCTACAGGCGCACGCACTTTAACCGATGCAACCGGATTAGCGCCGAATCGTGGTTATTATTTGGCTGCTAAATCTTTTGTAGATGCTCATACTGATACTTTGAAAATAGTTTTAGATGAAGTGAAAAAGACTAGCGACTGGGCCAAGAATAATCCTAGTGAAGTGGCTAAATTTCTCGCGCCAGCACTAGGTATTGATGCAGCTGTTTTAGAGGTAGCAGAAAAGCGGCGTGATTATGGCGTACTAACAATTACCGATGAAGTAATTGCAAAACAGCAAGAGATTGCTGATGCATTCTACAAAATCAAACTTATACCGAAGCAAATTAATGTTAAGGACATAGTTTGGCGTAATTAG
- a CDS encoding fumarate reductase/succinate dehydrogenase flavoprotein subunit has translation MEITTQLIKTDVLVIGGGTAGTMAGIKAKQANPAADVLILEKANIRRSGAIAMGMDGVNTAVIPGYSTPEQYVREVTIANDGILHQKAVYQTALLGYETIQELESWGVKFQKDPQGNYDVKQVHRVGKYVLPMPEGKDLKTILTRQVKRHKVNVTNRVMATRVLVREGRAIGAVGFDVRAGDFVVIQAKAVILCTGACGRLGLPASGYLYGTYENPTNAGDGYSMAYHAGAELSNIECFQINPLIKDYNGPACAYVAGPFGAYTANAEGHRFINCDYWSGQMMLEIWKELNSGKGPIQLKMTHLDEDTISEIESILWSNERPSRGRFHEGRGENYRTHGIEMNISEIGLCSGHSASGVWVNEKAETTVPGLYAAGDMASVPHNYMIGAFVYGRLAGTHAIDYIKDLEHLEPDTEFLDAEKARMYAPLNQPNGIPHTQVEYKLRRLVNDYLQPPKSNYKMEIGLNSFVRYHDALAQMGARDPHELMRCMEVHFIRDCAEMAARASLYRRESRWGLYHYHLDFPEKNNQEWFCHVNLKKNKAGEMVLFKRAVEPYIVDVDLGREVYDVAVKS, from the coding sequence ATGGAAATAACTACACAATTGATAAAAACCGATGTACTAGTGATTGGCGGTGGTACAGCGGGGACGATGGCGGGGATTAAGGCGAAACAGGCGAATCCGGCGGCAGATGTGCTGATTTTGGAGAAAGCTAATATTCGTCGGAGTGGTGCGATCGCAATGGGAATGGATGGTGTAAATACAGCCGTTATCCCTGGATACTCTACACCAGAACAGTATGTCCGCGAGGTCACCATTGCTAATGATGGGATTCTGCATCAAAAAGCTGTCTATCAAACCGCCTTGCTAGGCTATGAAACTATTCAAGAACTAGAAAGTTGGGGTGTGAAGTTCCAAAAAGACCCCCAAGGCAATTACGATGTTAAGCAAGTGCATCGGGTAGGCAAATATGTATTGCCAATGCCCGAAGGTAAAGATTTAAAAACGATTCTTACGCGACAGGTTAAGCGACATAAAGTCAATGTTACCAATCGCGTCATGGCGACGAGGGTTTTGGTAAGAGAAGGAAGAGCGATCGGTGCGGTTGGGTTTGATGTACGCGCTGGTGATTTTGTTGTCATCCAAGCTAAAGCCGTTATTCTTTGCACAGGTGCTTGCGGAAGGTTGGGATTACCTGCATCAGGCTACCTCTACGGAACTTATGAAAACCCCACTAATGCTGGTGATGGTTACTCAATGGCTTACCATGCAGGCGCAGAGTTGAGTAATATTGAATGCTTCCAAATTAATCCCTTAATTAAAGACTACAACGGCCCAGCTTGCGCTTATGTTGCCGGGCCTTTTGGCGCATATACCGCCAACGCTGAAGGACACCGCTTCATTAATTGTGATTATTGGAGTGGGCAAATGATGCTAGAAATTTGGAAGGAATTGAACTCTGGTAAAGGGCCAATTCAGTTGAAAATGACGCATTTAGATGAAGACACAATTTCTGAAATTGAGTCTATCTTATGGTCAAATGAAAGACCAAGTCGCGGAAGGTTTCACGAAGGTAGAGGCGAGAACTACCGCACTCATGGAATTGAGATGAATATCTCGGAAATTGGCTTATGTAGCGGACATAGTGCTTCTGGTGTGTGGGTGAATGAAAAAGCAGAAACCACAGTACCAGGATTGTATGCGGCTGGAGATATGGCCAGTGTTCCTCATAATTATATGATTGGGGCTTTTGTATATGGTCGTTTAGCTGGAACTCATGCAATTGATTACATCAAAGATTTGGAACATTTAGAACCTGATACTGAATTTTTAGATGCAGAAAAAGCGAGAATGTATGCCCCATTAAATCAACCTAATGGTATTCCCCATACTCAGGTTGAATATAAGTTGCGGCGACTAGTAAACGATTATTTACAACCGCCAAAATCAAATTACAAAATGGAGATTGGGCTGAATAGTTTTGTTCGGTATCATGATGCTCTAGCTCAAATGGGAGCGCGCGATCCGCATGAACTAATGCGCTGTATGGAAGTGCATTTTATTAGAGATTGTGCAGAGATGGCTGCAAGAGCATCTTTATATCGTCGCGAAAGTCGCTGGGGACTTTATCACTATCATTTAGATTTTCCTGAGAAGAATAATCAAGAGTGGTTTTGTCATGTGAATTTGAAGAAAAATAAAGCCGGGGAAATGGTGTTATTTAAGCGTGCTGTTGAACCTTATATTGTGGATGTGGATTTAGGAAGAGAGGTTTATGATGTGGCGGTGAAATCATGA
- a CDS encoding GNAT family N-acetyltransferase, giving the protein MTEDKIQIRLAKDKDAERIAILCEQLEYSTTLQQIEQRLVKIQDNKSHVIYVATLANDYVVGWAHAHTCDLIIIPTQALLFGLVVDKDYRHGGIGSKLMHYIEEWAGLVGCEGIILRSNIKRKEAHIFYEKIGYTNTKQSMTFYKKIVSE; this is encoded by the coding sequence ATGACTGAAGATAAAATCCAAATTAGATTGGCTAAAGATAAAGATGCAGAGCGAATTGCAATTCTTTGTGAGCAGTTAGAATATTCTACTACGCTGCAGCAAATCGAGCAACGCCTTGTGAAAATTCAAGATAATAAAAGTCATGTTATTTATGTTGCTACTTTAGCAAACGATTATGTTGTAGGTTGGGCACATGCTCATACTTGTGATTTGATAATTATTCCCACTCAAGCATTACTTTTTGGTTTGGTGGTAGATAAAGATTATCGTCATGGAGGAATTGGAAGTAAATTAATGCATTATATTGAGGAGTGGGCTGGTCTAGTTGGATGCGAGGGGATTATTCTACGTTCTAATATTAAACGCAAAGAGGCTCACATTTTTTATGAAAAAATTGGCTACACGAATACTAAACAGTCGATGACTTTTTATAAGAAAATTGTTTCAGAATAG